The genomic window AGTTCAGCCCTTCGATCGGTAATAGATACCCATTGTTCGCCATTTCAGCCATTTTAGTCGATTTGTTGCCCTGGACCCAGAACAAATCAGGTAATGAATCTGATTGCAACGCTACATTTATTGAGTCTAACGTACCGGAGTATTGATAATTGATCTTGATATCCGGATTTGCTTTAACAAACGCTTCATTGACCTTTGTAAAAGCCTCTTCCTGCATTGCCTGGTTATCGGCATCTCCCCATATCGTCAGCTCTACCTGTTCTTTCCCTTCCTTTGCTCCGCCACATCCAGCCAAGGCCAATAATCCAACCGTTCCCATAATCAGTTTAGTAATTTTTTTCATCGGTTTTCTCTCCTTCTTTTAGTATAAATAATCCCTCTAAGGTTCTTAAGGTTGTGTCTTCACTGACTCTCAACGTTATCTGCTGCTCTTGTTTTCCAAGAGCCTTTCGTAATCCACCTTCAAAATAAGTAAAGCTTTTACTGATTTGTCCTCCAAATGTGATTTCATCCGGCTTGCAGCTCGAAATATATGGTTTGATTGCCTGACCCAGATATTCACCAAAAAACTGAAAAACAGTTCGTGCAGTTTCAGCTCCTTCTTTCGCCTGTTTGTACAGCTCTGCGCCAGATAACGCGTCGAGATAATAGACGTCAATAATTTTTTCCAGCCCTCTAGCTGAAGCATAATCATCAATGATGCTCTCTTTGAACGGCTGATCGTATATCATTCCCGATTCAGGAATACCTCTTGCTCCGGCAACGATTTTCTGTTGATCGATAAAGGTCGATCCTAATCCTGTACCGATCGTAAAATAGGCACCTCTATTTACCTTTGAATAGTGATTTTCACCAAAAGCAAAGGCTTCGGCATCATTTTTAAAAAAGATAGCTGCATGTCGGATTTGCTCATTTTCTTTTTTCATCTGTATTTTTTTTAGTTCTGCTAAAAGGTTGATTCCGTATAGTTGATTGAATTTTCCCAACCCTTTGATCAAACTAATTCCTTTTTCGTAATCAAATGGTCCTGGAAAAGCGATAGCAATAGTATCTACTATCCATTCACTTTCACTGTATTCAAACAATAAATTCGTAAAAATCGTGTCAAAATTCTCTAAAATCATTGCTTTTGTTTCATCTGATCGAGCCGGATAATAATGGATTTCCGTGTACTTATCTTTGAATTCATTTGAAAATAGCGCACCTTTGATATAGGTTCCTCCCACATCTAAACAGATCGAAATCTTTTTCATTGTTCAAACATCCTTTTATCTAATATAGGCTTTCATCACTTTTACTGTTTGCCCATCCACAGGTGTTAATAAATAATCACCAATGATCTCAGGAATAATAAATGTCTCACCATAATAAATATCAAATGGCTCAAATTTACCGTCTGGCGATGTAACAACTATCTGCTCTCCTTCCACTAGATTTAACATATTTACACTGGATTCTGTCCGTAAAGAAATAGTTTTTGAAAAGGTCAGCCGTCTGGTTTCAATCGCTTCTAACACATGTAAGCCTGTTTTTTCTTCTAAAAAGCCTTCCTCTTTTTGGATAACTGTCACTGCATTGATCAATTCCCTTTTGGCGAAGGTTTCATTAAAATCTGTATTGATCACTTGTTCTCCATGATCAATTGAAATAGGTCTTGGTTTTCCGTCTAAATCTAACCTTCCCCAGTCCCAAAGCTTAAACGTAAATCGATTTGGCGTGGCACTGATTTCCAACACTACGCAATTTTTGCCACTAGAGTGTACTGTGCCAGCAGGTATCAAGAAATGATCATGTTTTTTCACAGAAAATTTATTTACATATCTTTCTTCATCGAAGGTGCCTGTTTCTTGCGCTTTTTTGAGAGCAGAGATCATTCCATTTTTGTCTACTTCATCCTTAACACCCAGATAAACAACAGCATCTTCTTTACAATCCAAGATATAGTAGCTTTCATCTTGTGTATATTTTGCGCCAAATTTCCGATAGGCGTAATCAAGAGTTGGATGTACCTGTAAACTTAGATTCTGCCCATCGATCGTGTCCAAATAATCAAAACGAATCGGGAAATCTCTGCCAAAACGGCCATATACCTTTTCGCCCAGCAATTCTTCAGGATAGCTGTTCACCAAAAGCTGAGCCGGCATCTCAAATTCGAACTCACCGATTTTCGCCAGAATGCTATTTTCCTCTGGTACGCCATCAAAGCTCCAGCCCAGGTTCGGCTGATTTGCCCCCACATCAAACTTTTCCTGCATCCAATTGCCGCCCCAAACACCTGGATCGAAATAGGGAACTAAGCGAAAGGGTTGATGAATAAAGGCACTCAACACCTTCTCTAAATCAGACTCGTGGATCATCTTCAAGCTACGATGATCTGTTCCATCTAAGTAATAATCACAGCTCTTCACCAGCTCTCTTCTTCGAAAATCTGCTGCCGGCCAATCAAAATAATAGGCGCGCTTTAATTTTTCAGCGAATGATTCTTCCCTAAATCCTTGCCAATTCATCAAGCCTTCTTTATAGCGCAGCTGTACTTCCCATCTAGTAATGTCGACATAAGCAAGAACCTCATAATCGAGCACATCTGCGGCACCCACACCGATAACGATTACTTTCTCTCCTCCCTTGTTTAATT from Enterococcus sp. 9E7_DIV0242 includes these protein-coding regions:
- a CDS encoding ROK family protein — its product is MKKISICLDVGGTYIKGALFSNEFKDKYTEIHYYPARSDETKAMILENFDTIFTNLLFEYSESEWIVDTIAIAFPGPFDYEKGISLIKGLGKFNQLYGINLLAELKKIQMKKENEQIRHAAIFFKNDAEAFAFGENHYSKVNRGAYFTIGTGLGSTFIDQQKIVAGARGIPESGMIYDQPFKESIIDDYASARGLEKIIDVYYLDALSGAELYKQAKEGAETARTVFQFFGEYLGQAIKPYISSCKPDEITFGGQISKSFTYFEGGLRKALGKQEQQITLRVSEDTTLRTLEGLFILKEGEKTDEKNY
- a CDS encoding class I mannose-6-phosphate isomerase yields the protein MYRKRPNVTIKEPIELINEKNEILSKLTKGNAVDRLAIETYPGVDKSCLIEEVQQNFSEYKIIDTDELYWSPARIMAALQEDLTDDQAFGRFSHKDFSEFFDYEKIRQQRELNKGGEKVIVIGVGAADVLDYEVLAYVDITRWEVQLRYKEGLMNWQGFREESFAEKLKRAYYFDWPAADFRRRELVKSCDYYLDGTDHRSLKMIHESDLEKVLSAFIHQPFRLVPYFDPGVWGGNWMQEKFDVGANQPNLGWSFDGVPEENSILAKIGEFEFEMPAQLLVNSYPEELLGEKVYGRFGRDFPIRFDYLDTIDGQNLSLQVHPTLDYAYRKFGAKYTQDESYYILDCKEDAVVYLGVKDEVDKNGMISALKKAQETGTFDEERYVNKFSVKKHDHFLIPAGTVHSSGKNCVVLEISATPNRFTFKLWDWGRLDLDGKPRPISIDHGEQVINTDFNETFAKRELINAVTVIQKEEGFLEEKTGLHVLEAIETRRLTFSKTISLRTESSVNMLNLVEGEQIVVTSPDGKFEPFDIYYGETFIIPEIIGDYLLTPVDGQTVKVMKAYIR